A region of Amblyraja radiata isolate CabotCenter1 chromosome 22, sAmbRad1.1.pri, whole genome shotgun sequence DNA encodes the following proteins:
- the fahd1 gene encoding acylpyruvase FAHD1, mitochondrial translates to MGSRNLSCFWEWGRKIVCVGRNYAEHARELENPVSTSEPLLFLKPPSAYLREGSPLRLPHYSSNVHHEVELGVVVAKGGSHIPQGDAMDHVGGYALCLDMTARDVQDECKKKGHPWTLAKAFDCSCPVSDFIPKGRVPDPQRLTLWLKVNGQLRQRGSTSQMIFPVPFLVHYISRIIRLEEGDLILTGTPAGVSAVQEHDELQAGIDDLITMKFTVEGNSPSYSQ, encoded by the coding sequence ATGGGTTCCAGGAACCTGAGCTGCTTCTGGGAGTGGGGGAGAAAGATAGTGTGCGTGGGCAGGAATTACGCCGAGCACGCCCGGGAGCTGGAGAACCCGGTGTCCACCAGCGAGCCGCTGCTCTTCCTGAAACCTCCCAGCGCCTACCTGAGAGAGGGCTCCCCGCTGCGGCTCCCCCACTACAGCAGCAACGTGCACCACGAAGTggagctgggggtggtggtggccaAGGGAGGCAGCCACATCCCGCAGGGGGACGCCATGGACCATGTCGGGGGGTACGCCCTGTGCCTGGACATGACGGCCAGAGACGTGCAGGACGAGTGCAAGAAGAAGGGGCACCCCTGGACCCTGGCCAAAGCCTTCGACTGCTCCTGCCCCGTCAGCGACTTCATccccaagggcagagtccccgacCCGCAGCGCCTCACCCTGTGGCTGAAGGTGAACGGGCAGCTCAGGCAGCGAGGCAGCACCTCGCAAATGATCTTCCCCGTCCCCTTCCTCGTCCACTACATCAGCCGGATCATCCGGCTGGAAGAAGGTGACCTGATTCTCACCGGCACCCCCGCGGGAGTCTCTGCCGTGCAGGAACACGACGAGCTGCAAGCTGGCATCGACGACCTCATCACCATGAAGTTCACAGTGGAGGGGAACTCACCCAGTTACTCGCAGTGA
- the meiob gene encoding meiosis-specific with OB domain-containing protein, whose product MDFGSVAQNLVPISDLHPNSSRPSVAGIVIGKIDPKGFPDRKNIGTERYTFTFTIRDDTVYFINVGSWGREEYVRSLSNSFRIGDCVVIENPLVQTKDVEKEEKFSPSTSSSYKLLVSENFSTVKLCHDPEVEARLLSLLHLPVKNHQDYYSLGDIAHNGQSLNGSLINILASVKSIGEQKHFTTADKRKGQRCEVKLFDETVPSFLMNCWDNESIQLAQTWLPRETVLFIADARVNYDNYRNCMTAAVVAKTIITTNPDTKEANLLFNFAKDHAGNDDEDPEQIDELINLHSIVDVFTVQQFKNKAIDHCGKSEPIYGIMYAYITMFNIDSDNSKIIKSRCGRCRILVDIGSDVCTNPSCSFGAMNSSNIITNFDFWVDVSDHTGTLPSCNLAGNTAEKTLGYTIEEFCSLTEEQKTLLKWKFILERCKIYLKLVPSSNARNGIRTSFLSCQIADPEEASQTLSSISISSSSCLL is encoded by the exons ATGGATTTTGGTTCCGTTGCCCAGAACTTGGTTCCCATCTCCGATCTTCATCCAAATTCATCACGCCCT AGTGTAGCTGGAATCGTGATTGGAAAAATTGATCCAAAAGGATTTCCTGACCGAAAGA ACATTGGAACAGAAAGATATACTTTCACTTTCACAATTCGAGATGATACAGTTTACTTCATCAATGTAGGTTCCTGGGGGAGAGAGGAATATGTGAGAAGTCTATCTAACAGCTTCAGAATTGGGGATTGTG TTGTGATTGAGAATCCACTAGTGCAGACCAAAGATGTAGAGAAGGAAGAAAAATTCAGCCCATCTACTTCAAG TAGCTATAAGCTTTTGGTCAGTGAGAACTTCTCAACGGTCAAGTTATGCCATGATCCGGAGGTTGAAGCTAGGCTTCTCTCCTTGCTGCATTTGCCAGTGAAAAACCACCAGGACTACTActcacttggagatattgcccacAATGGGCAGAGCCTAAATGGATCCCTTATCAATATTCTGGCATCAGTCAAATCG ATAGGGGAGCAGAAGCATTTTACTACAGCTGACAAAAGAAAAGGGCAACGATGTGAAGTAAAACTGTTCGATGAAACTGTACCTTCATTCTTAATGAACTG CTGGGATAATGAATCTATACAGCTTGCACAGACATGGCTACCCAGGGAAACAG TATTGTTCATAGCCGATGCTCGAGTCAATTACGATAATTATCGCAACTGCATGACTGCTGCAGTGGTTGCTAAAACCATTATTACAACAAATCCTG ACACAAAAGAGGCCAATCTGTTGTTTAATTTTGCCAAAGATCATGCAGGAAATGATGATGAAGATCCTGAACAAATTGATGAGTTGATAAACT TGCATTCCATTGTGGATGTATTCACTGTTCAGCAGTTCAAAAACAAAGCAATAGACCACTGTGGCAAGTCTGAGCCTATTTATGGAATCATGTATGCTTACATTACAATGTTTAACATTGATTCTGACAATTCAAAGATAATAAAATCCAGATG TGGTAGGTGCAGAATTTTGGTCGATATTGGTTCAGACGTATGCACAAATCCTTCTTGTTCATTCGGCGCAATGAACTCTTCAAATATCATTACCAATTTTGATTTCTGGGTGGATGTGTCCGACCATACAGGCACTCTTCCGTCTTGTAACTTAGCAGGAAACACAGCTGAAAAAACTCTTGGCTACACA ATTGAAGAGTTTTGCAGTTTAACAGAAGAACAGAAAACATTGTTAAAATGGAAGTTTATTTTGGAGAGATGTAAAATCTATCTAAAG TTGGTTCCGTCAAGTAACGCAAGAAATGGAATAAGAACAAGTTTTCTATCCTGCCAAatagctgatcctgaagaggctaGTCAGACTTTGTCCAGCATATCAATTTCTTCCAGCAGCTGTTTATTATAG